A portion of the Pochonia chlamydosporia 170 chromosome Unknown PCv3seq00024, whole genome shotgun sequence genome contains these proteins:
- a CDS encoding peptidase family M3 (similar to Metarhizium robertsii ARSEF 23 XP_007826721.1) → MPEEMSQHLPLIPNLAHIINIARRHVADHRNVIDTIMTEVTIVTARFSNVMGPIAEVENTQSGEKAVIAALRFAAMEKAMQHAVEEAEKIWLEYNAEVDKNTTLFNLLWAVKGKNEELDSESQRLLNRFLMRYTDCGHGSLDNDGIQEWHSTNQEIEKLCTQFNRNLREFDGNTCGIFFTDDELEGIPQYELEDCQIGLDGKRRMPLRWDQYVSVLRFARNSETRKRFQLAWGQRLPENIYLFKRIVLLRHKNARLRGYKTHAASRLPYRMAVSTEWVDSLLEELSVAMIAEGKKRFELIERTKTRNTPTNDITESHNMKSWDVAYYNRILNEESASVNQEKIMEYFPFHHTFKTLLELFATYLQLRFEKLPAEQLDGHIWCPDVEVWRLWDERPEAKGMFIGYLYADLLGRPHKYKGIQAVNLQPGYLKSDGTRVFPVSTLMCNFSARILNGCMLLKHSQVVTLFHELGHCTHDLLARTRYAKFHGYEVCVEFGEAIATMLENWCWMKDVLKDICCHFTALDLKYEEAWVKENPNVPIPRAEIPDELLEGLIETRRDSRLDRCLSQLCDAKFDIAVHNPSTGKALAELDEVKLYVDLYERFYFTRRPEPCYLHTTFSHLVSGYDAGYYAYICASVFAQDIFEKVFAKDYQCKTSWNRFRTELLEHGGSRDERVMLEKLLGSVPSTFALLRGLNIPYSATETLPK, encoded by the exons ATGCCAGAAGAAATGTCTCAACACCTTCCGCTAATTCCTAATCTAGCCCATATTATCAATATAGCTCGGCGACACGTCGCAGACCATCGTAATGTTATCGATACTATCATGACAGAAGTAACCATCGTGACCGCCCGTTTCAGTAACGTTATGGGACCAATAGCCGAAGTTGAAAACACGCAATCCGGCGAGAAAGCTGTTATTGCAGCGCTACGTTTTGCGGCTATGGAAAAAGCTATGCAACACGCTGTGGAAGAGGCTGAAAAAATTTGGCTTGAATACAATGCTGAAGTTGATAAAAACACAACCCTTTTCAACCTGCTCTGGGCTGTGAAAGGCAAGAACGAAGAACTGGACAGCGAGTCCCAGCGGTTGCTAAATCGCTTCTTGATGAGATATACCGATTGTGGACACGGGTCACTTGATAATGACGGCATTCAAGAATGGCACAGCACTAATCAGGAGATCGAAAAATTGTGTACTCAATTCAACCGAAACCTTCGAGAATTTGACGGCAACACTTGCGGCATATTCTTCACCGATGATGAACTCGAAGGTATTCCGCAATACGAGCTTGAGGACTGCCAGATCGGATTAGATGGCAAGCGACGCATGCCGTTACGATGGGACCAATATGTCTCTGTCTTACGATTTGCACGAAACTCAGAGACGAGAAAACGTTTCCAACTTGCCTGGGGACAGCGATTGCCTGAAAATATTTATCTTTTTAAGCGTATAGTTTTGTTACGACACAAGAATGCACGTCTTCGGGGATACAAAACCCACGCAGCCTCTCGCTTGCCCTATCGAATGGCTGTGTCAACAGAATGGGTAGACAGTCTTCTCGAAGAACTAAGCGTTGCCATGATAGCCGAGGGGAAAAAGCGCTTTGAGCTCAtagaaagaacaaaaaccCGAAACACTCCCACTAACGACATAACTGAATCGCACAATATGAAATCTTGGGATGTCGCCTATTATAATCGTATTCTAAATGAAGAATCCGCTTCGGTCAATCAAGAGAAGATTATGGAAtattttccatttcatcaCACATTCAAAACTTTGCTTGAACTTTTCGCAACTTATTTGCAGTTACGATTTGAGAAGTTGCCGGCAGAACAATTGGATGGCCATATATGGTGCCCCGACGTTGAAGTTTGGAGGCTTTGGGACGAACGACCTGAAGCTAAAGGGATGTTTATTGGTTATCTTTACGCAGATTTGCTGGGGCGTCCGCACAAGTACAAAGGAATTCAGGCAGTGAACCTCCAGCCA GGTTATCTCAAAAGCGACGGAACTAGAGTTTTTCCGGTTAGCACATTAATGTGCAATTTTTCAGCACGCATTCTAAATGGATGTATGCTGTTAAAGCATTCTCAAGTCGTTACTCTATTTCATG AACTTGGTCACTGTACGCATGATCTATTGGCCAGAACAAGATATGCTAAGTTCCACGGATATGAAGTTTGCGTTGAATTTGGAGAAGCTATTGCAACAATGTTAGAAAACTGGTGCTGGATGAAAGACGTTTTGAAAGAcatttgctgccatttcACTGCGTTGGATCTCAAATATGAGGAAGCATGGGTCAAGGAGAACCCAAATGTTCCTATCCCGCGCGCTGAAATACCCGATGAGCTATTGGAGGGTCTCATTGAAACTCGTCGAGACTCTAGGCTTGACAGATGCTTAAGCCAGCT CTGCGATGCAAAATTCGACATTGCGGTTCACAATCCTTCCACCGGCAAGGCACTAGCAGAACTTGATGAAGTTAAATTATATGTTGATCTTTACGAAAGGTTCTATTTTACAAGAAGACCAGAACCATGCTATCTCCATACAACTTTTAGTCACTTGGTTTCCGGGTATGATGCAGGCTATTACGCTTATATTTG TGCTAGTGTCTTCGCTCAAGATATATTTGAGAAAGTGTTTGCAAAGGACTACCAGTGCAAGACTTCTTGGAATCGTTTCCGGACAGAGTTACTAGAACATGGCGGTAGCCGTGATGAGCGAGTAATGTTGGAGAAACTTCTTGGATCTGTGCCAAGCACTTTTGCCCTCCTTCGGGGTTTGAATATCCCTTATTCAGCTACAGAAACTCTCCCCAAATAG